A DNA window from Calliphora vicina chromosome 1, idCalVici1.1, whole genome shotgun sequence contains the following coding sequences:
- the LOC135948877 gene encoding uncharacterized protein LOC135948877: protein MGITETPQMAVSVCNNSSKLTLDLFSGIFQRIEPEVQIDSFEVKQGSGRGDNYTATLYRIHLTGQRKCADDGKKQKWEKNLICKRLPENLQLREAYKSDKLFRNEVEFYTAIMPELLKFQATKTDEVFKAMPKCFYAQSDLLIMEDLRIRGFEMPDRKQGLTVDETHMVLKQVAQLHALSLAYKFENPKQLENLRKTTEEALFSNDNANWYKNYYETLTKNAIKMVSDVLPEDSKYLQLFKEFAETSTFFSRMIRLVSEESALTAFCHGDCWANNFLYRYELMPNGEKKVLEVCLVDFQLIRYSSIALDVANLLFCCTSKSMRDVYLEDFIKLYTAELFRWLETLCSRIPDFCNSVEKLDQIFRQELKTYGRFALGLSLDIIPISTCSSEDAPDMYDHYDDDSTLKCEYGAPELNFPPNDLCRQKMSEIVIDMVDNGML from the exons ATGGGCATCACAGAAACACCTCAAATGGCAGTTTCCGTATGCAATAATAGTTCCAAACTAACATTGGATTTATTTAGTGGCATTTTTCAACGTATTGAACCTGAAGTACAAATCGATTCATTTGAAGTAA AACAAGGATCTGGTCGTGGTGATAATTATACGGCCACATTATATCGCATACACTTGACAGGTCAACGAAAATGTGCGGATGATGGCAAGAAACAAAAATGGGAAAAGAATTTGATATGTAAACGCTTGCCCGAAAATTTACAATTGCGAGAAGCCTACAAAAGCGATAAACTTTTTAG aaatgaaGTAGAATTTTATACCGCCATTATGCCAGAATTACTAAAATTTCAAGCCACCAAAACTGATGAAGTATTTAAAGCAATGCCAAAATGTTTTTATGCTCAATCCGATCTACTAATAATGG AGGATCTACGAATACGAGGCTTTGAAATGCCCGATCGCAAGCAGGGCTTAACTGTGGATGAAACGCACATGGTATTGAAACAAGTAGCACAATTGCATGCTTTAAGTTTGGcctataaatttgaaaatcctAAACAATTGGAGAATTTACGAAAAACTACCGAAGAAGCTTTATTCAGCAATGACAATGCGAattggtataaaaattattatgagACCCTGACAAAGAATGCCATTAAAATG gtttCCGATGTGTTGCCCGAAGATTCCAAATATTTACAACTATTTAAAGAGTTTGCTGAAACTTCAACATTTTTCTCGCGCATGATACGTTTGGTTAGTGAAGAGTCAGCTTTGACGGCATTTTGTCATGGCGATTGTTGGGCTAATAACTTTTTGTATCGTTATGAATTGATGCCCAATGGTGAAAAGAAAGTTTTAGAG GTTTGTTTAGTGGATTTCCAATTGATACGTTACAGTTCCATAGCCTTAGATGTGGCCAACTTATTATTCTGTTGCACTAGCAAATCGATGAGAGATGTATATTTGGAAGATTTTATAAAACTGTATACAGCAGAATTATTTAGATGGTTGGAAACTTTATGCAGTCGTATACCGGACTTTTGCAATAGCGTAGAGAAATTGGATCAAAT tttccGACAGGAACTTAAAACCTATGGACGCTTTGCTTTGGGCCTCTCTTTGGACATTATACCCATTAGCACCTGTTCCTCTGAGGATGCCCCCGACATGTACGATCATTATGACGACGATTCTACATTAAAGTGTGAATATGGTGCACCTGAATTAAATTTTCCGCCCAACGATTTGTGCCGCCAAAAAATGTCAGAAATTGTTATAGACATGGTTGATAACGGTATGCTCTAA
- the LOC135956513 gene encoding hexosaminidase D produces MHTNLLILIWRRKISLLLLVSSLILCGLWTWAYLDTKQTFTQNYINLPSDSEDSTPRDSYKHIYVLQKLISQANRILRFQQNQDTNNKKDTNVQYHPNSLANSGLTRFVKPTKNPPSIVIEEASAQTLSLVARRKKLPIVGESYLFEEERLRILENQQKSRNSAMDDLQSQMENDAQMLSSAEKQTQYEHELQRMGIPMVAGIGPEGARAPNERLVHLDLKGAPPKLSFLKTLLPVLKTLGATGLLIEYEDMFPFEGNISTLSARNAYNREELKDFLEACAEHGFNIIPLVQTFGHMEYALKLQEFAHMRELPDSPQSICPSQKQSMNFIDAMLTQVIDFHLQLQQPNIEKIPLKMSHIHIGCDEVYRMGECTQCRQKTKGELFLNHVTTIAHFIRMKWPQLKVIIWDDMLRGMTLSEMQHSQIGNYVEPMIWVYINDIYRFIPPMLWERYTRVFPTAWAASAFKGAFGESLMIPPIQRHLENNIRWLAVIAKEGARFSKGFQGLALTGWQRYDHFAVLCELLPTGMPSLMVSLSTVSRGYFNTNPKENDLLKVLQCVYQLDKRRSGHPWLELQPNSHHNQLFSTCVYLGHQFYKFSLRLFDMLSEIEVYLQQVQEKSAWMSDYNVRHNFTSTIRVHELTHKTPIYISELQGMARQANELLYETYDEFTIAEFIEQSIYPTIGSLQRHLANAQLLLQPNTWPQRPLPIAQALHDLNLIPNNPQQQQQQQQQHHQQQLQQYQQQHLQYQQQHHHQHHATN; encoded by the exons ATGCACACAAatcttttaatattaatttggcgTCGTAAAATATCGCTTTTACTACTTGTTTCTTCCTTAATACTTTGTGGTCTTTGGACTTGGGCCTATTTGGATACAAAACAAACGTTTACCCAAAATTACATT aatttaCCCAGCGACAGCGAAGATTCTACACCCCGAGATTCCTACAAACACATTTATGTCTTGCAAAAACTGATTTCGCAGGCTAATCGCATTTTAAGATTTCAACAAAATCAAGATACCAACAACAAAAAGGACACCAATGTACAATATCATCCCAATAGTTTGGCAAATTCTGGTTTAACGCGTTTCGTTAAGCCCACCAAAAATCCACCCTCTATTGTTATAGAAGAGGCTTCGGCTCAAACGTTATCCTTGGTAGCCAGACGTAAGAAGTTGCCCATAGTTGGAGAAAGTTATCTGTTTGAAGAGGAACGTTTAAGGATTTTGGAAAATCAACAAAAGTCTCGCAACTCAGCCATGGATGATTTACAAAGTCAAATGGAAAATGATGCGCAAATGTTGTCGTCAGCGGAAAAGCAGACCCAGTATGAGCATGAACTGCAACGCATGGGTATACCCATGGTGGCTGGTATAGGTCCCGAGGGGGCCCGAGCACCCAATGAGCGTTTAGTGCATTTAGATCTAAAGGGAGCACCACCCAAG ctttcttttttgaaaactttattgCCGGTTTTAAAAACATTGGGAGCCACAGGCCTGTTAATCGAGTATGAAGATATGTTTCCCTTTGAGGGAAATATTTCAACACTATCTGCAAGAAATGCCTACAATCGTGAGGAACTTAAG GACTTTTTGGAGGCCTGTGCCGAGCATGGCTTCAATATAATACCTTTAGTACAAACTTTTGGTCACATGGAATACGCCCTAAAACTACAAGAGTTTGCCCACATGCGCGAATTGCCCGACAGTCCCCAGTCCATATGTCCCAGTCAAAAGCAATCGATGAATTTTATCGATGCCATGCTAACGCAAGTTATCGATTTTCATTTGCAATTGCAGCAGCCCAACATCGAGAAGATTCCCTTGAAAATGTCGCACATACATATTGGTTGTGATGAAGTATATCGTATGGGTGAGTGCACCCAGTGTAGACAGAAAACCAAAGGTGAATTATTTCTCAATCATGTGACCACCATTGCGCATTTCATACGCATGAAATGGCCCCAATTGAAAGTGATTATCTGGGATGACATGTTGAGGGGCATGACCTTGAGTGAAATGCAGCATTCGCAAATAGGCAACTATGTGGAACCCATGATTTGGGTTTATATCAACGATATCTACCGTTTTATACCGCCCATGTTATGGGAAAGATATACACGGGTATTTCCCACCGCCTGGGCTGCATCAGCATTTAAAGGAGCTTTTGGTGAAAGCTTAATGATACCACCCATACAAAGgcatttagaaaataatatacGCTGGTTGGCCGTTATAGCCAAGGAGGGCGCCAGATTCTCTAAAGGTTTTCAGGGTTTAGCCCTAACCGGCTGGCAACGTTATGATCATTTTGCTGTTCTATGTGAACTTCTACCGACTGGCATGCCCAGTTTAATGGTATCACTATCAACCGTTTCGCGTGGCTATTTCAATACCAACCCCAAAGAAAATGATTTACTGAAAGTTTTACAATGCGTCTATCAATTGGACAAACGACGTTCTGGCCATCCCTGGTTGGAGTTGCAGCCAAACTCTCATCATAATCAATTATTTTCGACTTGTGTATATTTGGGTCATCAGTTTTATAAATTCTCTTTGAGGTTGTTTGACATGTTGAGTGAAATCGAAGTGTATTTGCAACAGGTACAAGAGAAGAGCGCTTGGATGTCTGACTATAATGTACGGCACAATTTCACATCAACAATAAGGGTGCATGAGCTGACACACAAGACACCCATTTACATTAGTGAACTACAGGGTATGGCCAGGCAGGCCAATGAATTGTTATACGAAACATATGATGAG TTTACTATTGCCGAATTTATCGAACAGTCAATTTATCCAACTATTGGTTCATTACAACGTCATTTAGCCAATGCTCAATTACTCTTGCAACCCAATACTTGGCCACAACGTCCTTTGCCAATAGCTCAGGCTTTGcatgatttaaatttaatacccAATAAtccacaacaacagcagcaacaacaacaacagcatcacCAGCAACAGCTACAACAATATCAACAACAGCATCTACAATATCAACAGCAACACCATCATCAGCATCATGCAACAAATTGA